From Deltaproteobacteria bacterium:
TGGTTGTCCCGTGCCTGGCGAATAACATGCTATTTAGTCATATAGCAGAAAGTCACTATAATCAGCCTTGACTTCACTACGAGTACCATCACCATCTGAGAGAATTCCAACTCCAGCAATAGGTGGTGGTTTATCTTTAATATCACCACCAAAATAACGATGAAATTCATTAGTTATAACTATTGATTCATGATGCCAACTATCAGTGACTGTTGGAGGACCTTGGCGTACCACAACCTGCATCTTTTTTAAAATACCAGAAGTAGTTCGCCAATTGGCCCCAGGTGGATATTTTGTACTCCAGATGTATTTTATTACATAACGACGCAAACCACTGGCGAAAGTTAAATATACCGCAGCAGCATTATCCATATGGCCTTCAATTTTTTCGTCCGCATTGATTGGGAATTGCCCGACCCGCCAACGCCACGAAAAATAACGATAAGGCTTGGGGTTCTTAAGGCGATAACCCAAAGTCACAGTTTGTTGCGGCGGCCGATAATGAGCATGAATAAAAGCCTCACCCTGTTTGCTTTTGGTAAATGTATAATAGGTGTTACTACCAGAAAATATTCCCACCACTTGCCAGGCTGGACCAGGAGCAAGTTTTAAAATAGATGGCGTTTTTTGTTCTGCGTGTATATCAGCAATTAAGATTATTTGCGCTAAACCCAATAGCGCTGGTAGCCAAATTAATAACTTGAGTTTTTGCAAATAAAGCCGGCTCATAATTACCTAGCAATCAACGTCACTATAACTTAAAAGCATTAAATTATGCCAGCTTTAGAAAATCTTGCATCACGTATTATAACTTATGCATCCAGATTAGCTCACCATATATATGAACATACGGTTTCATATCTTGCTATAGTTTTTTTGTTAACTGTAGCATCGTTATTTTTAATGACCAGGCTAGAGCTAAAAAGTGATTTCATTGAACTATTGCCACAAAATTATCAAAGTGTACGTGATTTACGTTTAATTATTAGTAAGGTCGGAGGAATTGGGCATTTATCTATAGCGATTGAATCAACTGATATAAAAGCATCACAGCGTTTTGCTGATGATTTAGCAGAAATATTACATCGTGATTATCGCGACCGAATACGCTATGTTGATTATAAAATTGATAGCATTACAGCATTTTATAAAAAATATGCTGGTCTGTTTATCTCTCTTACTGACTTAAAAGATATTGAGCAGCGTTTGCACGAACATATCGATCGTGAAAAACGTCGACATATGCCTTTATTTATTGATTTGCTTGAAGATGATGAAGATTACAATGAAGCGCAAGCGCTTAATTTTGATGATATCAAAGCAAAGTATGAAAAAAAACAACATGGCACTAAAAATTATATAGATGGCTATTATACTGGTGAAGATGGTCATTTGCTCGCTATGTTATTAAAGCCACAAGGAGGCAGTACCAATGTAACTGCAATAGCGCGATTGCTTAAAGATATCAATGTCACCATAATGGGGCTTAATCCCAAAAGCTATGCGCCAGATTTACATTACGCCTTTGCAGGTAGTTATGCGATGGGTCTTGAGGAATATGAAACTTTAAAAAGTGATATTCTGGGTACTGCAATTTTATGTTTAAGCTTGATTGGTTTGGCGATATTTATATTCTTTAGACGTATAAGAGCTGTAGTATTATTAGGTCTTTCTAGTATCGTAGCGGTTTGCTGGACTTTTGCTATTGCGCAACTAACTATTGGTTATCTCAATACGGTAACGGCATTTCTTGGCGCCATTGTTGCCGGTGCCGGCATAAATTACGGCATTATTTTTTTGGCGCGCTATTTTGAAGAACTGCGGCTAGGGCATGAAATAGCAGCGTCATTGTCAATCGCAATAAGCAAAACCATAATGTCTACTTTCGCAGCCGCGGTTACCACCGCCGTGGCTTTTAGCGTCTTTGGTTTTTCAGAAGTTAAATCATTTTCTCAATTTGGTTTGCTTGGTGCACTGGGTGTGCTTTTTATGTGGATCGCGGCTTACACTTTTTTACCCGCGATGATTGTTTTGGCAGAGCGTTTCTGGACTTCAATAAATAAAGCAAAGCACCAAGGATTAATGAGTGATGAATTGTCTTTGGTTTTTTTACATGCGTGTTGGCGTCGACCTCGTTTAGTTATAAGTCTCTTTGCTATTGCAGGTATAATCGCGATAATAGCTTTTATTCATTATCTACCTAATGCTCTCGAGTATGACATTTCACGTTTGCGTACTAAAAGTAGTATGAATTCAGGCACTGCTAAACTTGATGAGCGCATAAGCAAAATTTTCCCACGTTCAATGACACCAGCAGCACTATATGTCGGCAGCCCTGAGCGGGCAGCTGCAGTATGCAAAGCTTTACTTGAACATAAAAAGCTTGCTGGTGATGCAGCGGGCATAGAACGCTGTCGTTCGATTTATTCATTTTTACCTGAACAACAACCAGAAAAACTTGCAGTTATTAAAGATATTCGCCACTTACTTACTGATTCTTTAATTAAAACATTAGCGCAAGAACAACAAAAAGAAGTTAGAGAATTACGCGATTCAATGCCAGAGCGTGTACTTGGTATTACCGATGTACCTGATGAGATGGCCCACTATTTTACCGATACCGAAGGTAAAATCGGTACGTTTGTATATGTTGACCCTCGGGCTGGTCGCAATCTTTGGAATGCCAAGAATTTAATACGTTTTACTAATGATATTCGTCGTATTACCCTGAGTAACGGTGAAATTATGACATCGTCTGGAGAGGCAGTGATTTTTGCCGATTTATTGAATCTACTTAAACGAGATAGCCCACGAGCGACTTTAGCCTCGTTTTTAGGTGTATTTTTAGTGGTATTGCTAATGTTTCGTGGTTTTAAACCGTCAATTTTTGTCTCGCTAGTATTGCTTAGTGGCACTATATTGATGTTAGGTTTAATGGCGCTATTAAATATAAAACTAAACTTTTTTAATTTTATGGCATTACCAATGACTTTTGGTATTGGGGTTGATTACTCGATAAATTTATTTCAGCGTTATCGTGAAGAAGGCAGGGGTCATATTGATAAAGCTTTGCGTCGCACTGGGTCGGCA
This genomic window contains:
- a CDS encoding DUF3047 domain-containing protein — protein: MSRLYLQKLKLLIWLPALLGLAQIILIADIHAEQKTPSILKLAPGPAWQVVGIFSGSNTYYTFTKSKQGEAFIHAHYRPPQQTVTLGYRLKNPKPYRYFSWRWRVGQFPINADEKIEGHMDNAAAVYLTFASGLRRYVIKYIWSTKYPPGANWRTTSGILKKMQVVVRQGPPTVTDSWHHESIVITNEFHRYFGGDIKDKPPPIAGVGILSDGDGTRSEVKADYSDFLLYD
- a CDS encoding MMPL family transporter, whose translation is MPALENLASRIITYASRLAHHIYEHTVSYLAIVFLLTVASLFLMTRLELKSDFIELLPQNYQSVRDLRLIISKVGGIGHLSIAIESTDIKASQRFADDLAEILHRDYRDRIRYVDYKIDSITAFYKKYAGLFISLTDLKDIEQRLHEHIDREKRRHMPLFIDLLEDDEDYNEAQALNFDDIKAKYEKKQHGTKNYIDGYYTGEDGHLLAMLLKPQGGSTNVTAIARLLKDINVTIMGLNPKSYAPDLHYAFAGSYAMGLEEYETLKSDILGTAILCLSLIGLAIFIFFRRIRAVVLLGLSSIVAVCWTFAIAQLTIGYLNTVTAFLGAIVAGAGINYGIIFLARYFEELRLGHEIAASLSIAISKTIMSTFAAAVTTAVAFSVFGFSEVKSFSQFGLLGALGVLFMWIAAYTFLPAMIVLAERFWTSINKAKHQGLMSDELSLVFLHACWRRPRLVISLFAIAGIIAIIAFIHYLPNALEYDISRLRTKSSMNSGTAKLDERISKIFPRSMTPAALYVGSPERAAAVCKALLEHKKLAGDAAGIERCRSIYSFLPEQQPEKLAVIKDIRHLLTDSLIKTLAQEQQKEVRELRDSMPERVLGITDVPDEMAHYFTDTEGKIGTFVYVDPRAGRNLWNAKNLIRFTNDIRRITLSNGEIMTSSGEAVIFADLLNLLKRDSPRATLASFLGVFLVVLLMFRGFKPSIFVSLVLLSGTILMLGLMALLNIKLNFFNFMALPMTFGIGVDYSINLFQRYREEGRGHIDKALRRTGSAVFLCSLTTIIGYAVLIVGDSRALMSLGWLAILGEFTCITAAMIGMPALINYIETRVKIINDKE